TAAGAGATGTTCATAATAAAAGGATGGAGCTCCTGAGACATAAACACAAACCGACGTATGATGCTGTACAATGGTTGAGGGAAAACAAGCATAGGTTCAAGGGTGACATCTATGAACCTATGATGCTCCTGGTATGTACAGATGTTTTACCTTGTGGTGGTCTATGTTATTACTGGGTATAATCATAACGACCTTCTTTCCAAAACCTGCAAGATCACTTTGGAGGTTTAACATATGCTAGCTCTCTGTGAGATTTAGTGCATTTTCTTCAAGTAGCAAGTTCAAGCAAGTAGTTGGTACACATTGGGGTTATACGCCCCGACCTGCATTCAATGTTGCATAAGGCTGTATTTGCATGTCTGCTTTCCAGATCAATGTGCCGCGTCCAGAACATGCCAAGTATGTTGAGAACCACATTTCATATAACGACATGAAGGCTTTTGTTTGTAAAGAACCTGATGATGTTAACATGTTCCTTGAACTGACTAGGGATGAGATGAATCTTGCAGTCAATGCTGTAAAAGTGCCGCCAGATCGGAACCCAGATTTCAAACCAAAGTATAACTTGGGTCAACTTGGGTGAGTTGAACATGACGTTTCTTGATGTGAAGCAAACTCAGAATCAAATAACTCTACTCTAAATGTTAGACATTGATCTGAACTTTGGGTTGAAATTCCTTTAATGCGTCAAGCAAGTGAAGAGTACTGTCAGCTTATTGGTGTTGTAACCAGAGGCGAATGGATGTGCATAGATTCCTGAGCCCATCGGGTAATGAAACACCTAACTCATCTCAAGCCCTGAAGTACGCTATTGTCTAGTTATGTGTTGTTCTCCTTCAGACATTACGGCTTCCATCACTACCTGAAAGACCTGTTCACATGCCCTGATGACATCATGAAGTACCTGTGTAAGCAGTATCATGTGCACACGATTCCTATTGGCAATAATCACACAAAGGAAGTGGTGGAACAGGTGATGAGAGATATCCCACAGATGAATACCTTCTATACAGAACACCATCAATACAACATCAAACGCTCCCGATACAGCAAGGAGACCTCCTCCAGATGTACAGAGCTTAGGTTAGTCCTCTTCATGCTTTGTGAGGTGTCCTCATTTCAAAAGAGCTCAAGAATTTGGGcggtgttctggttgtgacatcctCAACATCAGTTAATATTCTGGTTACATGTAAGATCATACCGGAGCCTTTGGTTTCTCATTCATGCATATTTTACTCCAGCAAAGGGTCGTCACATGGGATATCCTCTAATTTAGCTCTTTATTTTAGGCCTCCAAACACGCTGAGTGTATCTGTTGACATGCAGATGGTGAATGAACTGACTCAACGTCTGCAGAACCTCCAGACCCAACTCACTGATATTGACACCAAGACGGAAGAGCTGCATACACGCTTGCAGAACCTGGAGACCAGGATCAATGACTGCAGGAACAAGAAGGTATGTGGTGGGGAAGTACGGGCTAAAGATGACCTTGATCTGCTTCGTTCAGATATGTAGTTGGGAACTTTCTGAGTAAATGGGTTTTATCTAAAACAATATTGCCAGCCGAAGACAGAGTCACGGAGCCAATAACTTTAATGGGTACATAGTGTCATGTAGAAATGGTCATCCCGTCTTGGGGAAGGAATAATCCCGGAAGAAAAGGCCTGTCACTTCCAAGTACAATGTGAACCCTCAAGAAGAAGATCTTAGATATTGGGCATGAAAAACCGCTCCCAATATCTACTGGATTCCATTTCCAAACAGATTGATCTCAGTTGATTCTCCCCTCTTGATTTGTTTCCAGAAAGAATTGAGTAAGAGAAAGGACAACAAGAAGTCCATCATGCAGCAGCTCAAGATAAAGCATGAAACGTAGGTTACGGAACGATTGGTCTACTGAGAGTTCTCTCGGTCAGGGTTCTCCATTAAATTGTTCGTGTTTGGTCTAATTCAGTTCATATTGCTACTGCAAACATGTATGATGTCTTGAAAAGAGAACTTTGGATGAATGAAGGGAAATTTGATTTGTCTGTGGGAGAGTGGTGTCGGTCGTTCCTCCCCTTATAGCAAACTTTGACTTGATCTGACATGTTTCCAGGTTACGACGTCTTGAGACTGAAGGTATAGATATTGAAAACGAAGAGAAGAAAGCAAATGATGAAATTCGCAACATCAACTTGAAGAAATGTCAGCTACTTCAGGAGCTAAATCATCACACTCGGGTAAGTTGAATCATTAGCTCGACTTTAAAGTGATCAGTTTTGGGGTGTGCTGCAACGTCAGTCTTTATGACAGGTATTGTACCCACTGTCAATTGTTTCATGGCAATCATTTCAGCTTAAAACGTTTGTCCTCCAGCACCCTTTGTTGAGTTTCATGGACACTGGAGTGGTCAATCAATGTTTGCATGTGGCGACACCATCTATCAGCTTTGAAATCACTCAGGACAGCCATATAGTGGGTCCTGGGCCATATAGTGGGTCCTCGGCCATATAGTGGGTCCTGGTACCGCAGTGAAAAGATGGGTGTACTGTTAGCTGAGTATTCATAGGATACCAAGTTTCATTTTGCTTTCTGATCTACAGAGATGTCTGACCTTTGGTATGGACAAAGTACGCCTGAGCCTCAACCATGCATCAGCAATGAGGGAGGAAAGTCGCATTGAATACATCCTCAAGGAGCAGCTGATTGCTGTGAGCAACTTAGAGGTAAGAGAATTTGAAAAGGATTCTATTGACAGGTAGTACACACTCCAATATTGACTCAAACCAACTAGTGATCAAGTTGAACTATTGAGGCTTGCCTAGGTTTGTCATGTTGGTCAGTCGCATTAGCTGCCTGCCACAATCCAGCACCCTTTGTTGTGTTTTGAGTGGCTATAATGTTGTGGTACAAGGGGTAGAATCCAACAATGGCAGTTGCCTCCTTTACTCTCAAGTTCTCAGTGATAAACAGAGAATAATGTTGAAGCCTTGGTATCACGTTCTTCTGACTTCTGATTGCAGCAAGAGCTTGGTGAGATGAAAGATCGGGTGAAGGAAACGAAGGATCGAGCACGCCGTCTGCTGACTGATGCCAAGAAAGCTACTGAAACACCCACTGACCAGGACCTCTCAGAGGAGTTACAGAAGGTGAGCGATTATATCCAGGATTGGAAATGTGTTTGATGCTTTGCGACTGTAGCTAATTGCGAGATCTATTTCATCATTGTGCTTGCGTTGTGACATCATTTGCTAGCTCTCTGAGCTCGTCCTTTCTAGGGACTTTGCAAAAATCATCATTTAACCACTTCCTAATATGTTGATTTGTGATCTCCTTGATGGCATTAACTTCCCTAACCAGCTTTAGTTCTGGTTGATGTTCAAAACAACTTGGAGGATTTGTTTGTTTCACATTTTTCCAGCAGGAGGAATTGCTCCTTCGGTCTATTCTTGAATGAGGTAGACACCATGTTTAAAGTTGACATTTGGGACCTATGCACAGTTTCTATTTCAAGCTGCCTTCGGGAGACACAGTGCGTACCAATAACCTTCTCTGTGTCGTGGAACGTTCATGTTTAATTTGATTGCTGTGAAGTCATGGTGAATATCATATGGGAAGTCACGTCCCCGCATGGCAAAGGCCTCTTCAAGTCTTCTTTATCAAGGTGTCTGTCCTGTGACAGTATAATCAATTACAACCGAATGAGAACAAGCTATTTTGCACTTAATaccttttgtttcatttttaaaacataAGTGGTCCAATCAAGGATGGTGTTTTGTGAGAAGAGTTTCTAAGAAAGCTTCCACTTGCAGGCATTTGAACAGTTCCCTTCAAGCTTGGAAGAGCTGGACGAACAGATCCATGGTGAGCGGGCGCGAGCCGATTGTATCTACCAGACAGATGAGAGGGTGAGTGTGATGTCATTTGATACAGTTTGTCCTTGTGAAATGAGGTCAAGGTTAGAAGGCTTTGACGTAACGGGAAGTGGCACACTGTAGTCAATGTAAGAGTCCTCATAGCTGGCTAACTATTATCAAAAAGTGACTTGGCGATATGCATTCACTGTCGGAGGGTAAAGTTGATGCCATTTGCCATCTCAAGTTTGATTGAATTCTTTCCCGTTTCTTCAGGTTGTGAGAGATTATCAAGAGAGGAAGAAGCAGATTGTCAGGATGCAAAAGGAGGTGGAAACATTGGAGTTGAAGCTTCAAAATCATAAAGGGGACATCGATGAGGTGAAACAGAGATGGCTGGAGCCCCTCAAGCAACTAATTGCCAAGATAGACAAGAACTTTGGCTATTTCTTCAGGTGTCTCAAGTGTGCTGGCGAGGTTAGCCTGGACACTCCAGAAAACCCGGTGAGTGCTTTGTAGATGGGCTGTCTCTTACGACAGGTTGGAACTCGCATATTGAGGAGATGAGACGAGTTCATGCCTATTTGACGGAAGACTCTCTGCGAAGATTCTTTCTGTTATGCCGAGAAGGAGAAGGTGTCAAAACCCTATGATTCTCCTGAGGTCGTCAAATGAGGTCATTAAACCTGTGTAGAAGAACCTGAATCTGTGTCTGTGGCATTTAATATATGTTTGATGATTGCAGGAAGACTACGAGAAGTACGGAATTCAGATCAAGGTGAAGTACCGGGATAACGAGAATCTGAGGATTCTGTCGCCACATTCCCAGAGCGGAGGAGAGCGTAGTGTCGCTACTGTCCTCTTCATGATGGCCATGCAGGAGTTGACCAAGTGTCCCTTCAGATGTGTCGATGAGATCAACCAGGTGTGTACCTCTAACAGGTCATTACATTCTGCAAAATGATGCAAACCTTAGCCTTCCAAAATGATTTCTAAGTCATTTGAGTTAACACGGTAAATTAAAGGAGAAAGGAATTTACAATATCAGCTATCAACTGTCAACTTTTTCCCTGATCATTGATTATGTTTTCCTCTTTCCAGGGTATGGATGCCATAAATGAGAGAAAGGTTTATGAGCTAGTTGTTCAAACAGCCTGCAGGGAAAATACTTCTCAGTATTTCTTGCTCACGCCAAAGGTAGGTAGAATCAGATCACTTGTAAACTCTTTAAAGGTGACCAATAAATGTAGTTATGATGTTGTCCTTATCGGAGCATTGAAGCAACATGTAGTACCAATGATTTGGCTCATCGTAGAGAGGCATCGTGTTTGTCTGGAGCATGTGGTGGTCTGTGTTCAAGACAACAGTGTCTTGTTTGAAAGTGGCAGAGAGTGACTTGTTTTATTTCTATCAATAACGAGACTATGAACTGTTGTGTCTTTTCCAGCTGCTGCCTGACCTCCAGTATGCCGACAACATGACAGTACTATGTATCTATAATGGACCATACATGATCAACCATACTGAGTGGAATCTGAAGAAGTTCATCAAGAGGAGGACTAAGTTGGAAGATTAGATGACGAGCATTCTAATTCGTGTTTTACCAGACATTCATACACTTCCCTTCTGGGAGCTTGAGGACAGTAGAAACAGACTTTCATCTACCGTTGATATGGTTCATACTGAGAGTGATATTGCACCTCAGTGTAAAACTGCATTTATCTTGTCTCTTCATAACTGACACAGTTTGTTTGATTGTGATGTGCAGATGTGTTCTGTCAATGTTGCGATGCCATTGCTGCATGATTTCCATAATGAGCCAAATTATGACTTCAATCAATGCATAATGTTTTGAAAGAAGAGCTTGTTTCTGAGAGAACCTAGTTATCATTATTTTTAATCGTACTTTTTGTTGTCTCTCTATGACTAGTCATTCATTTGCTGTATAGAACTTAATTAGTTGATTAGTATCTTGATTTCTAAATGCTCTTTAGAAATTTGCCTTTGGTTAAGTAAACTTCGACATTCATTCCACGCGACCAAGTGCTGCCATGTCTGATGGCATTGTCAGCCACCATGTCCTGTCACTGCCGTGTTTGGGTGATGTCTCATCCACCGGGCTACCAGCTGCACCTGATTTCCCGGGGGCATTTAGATAACTACCTTCTTGAATCAATATAGGGTGCACTGTACATAGAACCAAGCATGGATTATAGCTATTTAGGATTTGGGAATGTCTTGTCAGTCAGCTGGACTAGATATGAAGGAAGTGTGGTTGATTTTGAGACTTATTTCTAGAACATCTTTTCTGAAGGCAGAAAGATAATATGTCCTTAGAGGCATTGGTATTGCTAGAGGCTGTAGAACCATGTTCTAATTCTGCTTCTCTTCTTTAGTCTAGTAGTTTTGATACAATATCATTGTTATGTAGTTGAGGAAGTGGAGATTTATGTAGAAACTAGAAGTTCTCACTCCTTACTTTATGTTATCATGGCCATGTTGGTTCATTTGCAGAATATCATTAATCAATAGTTAATAAGAAGGTGCCTGTCCTGCCTTCTCTTTTGCATTTAGGGTGTGGCTGTAAACTGAATTAAGGCGGCTCGTCCATTAGTCTCATCCAGTTCGATGGAGATTGGCTAGATTTTGTATCCTTTTCATATGTAACATCACTTAGTACATATTTTAATAGATGATGTTGCTttatatttttagaaaattgaATATATGTTCGTTTTCCATATCTGTGTTGCTTTGGTTCACTGGACAGGTTAGCATTAGGCATTAGCAACTTCAGGAGACGATGGGAGAGCCAACCTCCACCAGCTGGTTATCTTATCCGGATGGAAGGACATTGACAGAACCTAAAAATGACCAGGTTCTCCATTGATAAGTTGCCTTCAGGCTTTAGACTTAGAGACTGCGGGAAAGATGATGGGACAACCAATAGGAAGATGACATTGACATAACCTAAATATACCATGGGTCTCCAATAAGTTACCATTAGGAATTGGACAACCAACCACGCCAGCTAGTTGATCAAGTCAGGATGATGTTCTGGGTTGTTGGAGACACAAGCTGTCCAATGAGTCACCATTAGGCATTGAAGACCACAGAACAGGCACAGctacctctgccagctggttatcttatCAGGTTTGGAAGACAACATGGACACATCCCAACAAAACCCAAGTGATCTGATAATGTCCCTCCAAGTCATTGCGATCCATCTAAAGGGTTATTTTCCCATCCACTTTTAGTACATGGTCACTTGTCTTCAGCGCTGGAAGCCACAAGTGTGTAGGCCATGATGATGTCCTTGTAGGCAAAGTTGTGCAACAGATGCACTGGCTTGGGACAAACTCGACCAGTACATGTTGTACTTGTGAATATACAATCCACTTGTTCAGTCCTGTACGAAACCTTAGGGTTGGAGGGTGCCAAGGGCTCAAGTCTCCTCTTGACTTTCTTGAAAAGTAACTGGTGCTGGAAATGACAGCAAGAATCCAACAAACGATGAAGTCAATAACAACGTTTTATTCTTtcaaacaatgaaaacattgagGACACAAGGTAAATATTGAGCAGACGGACATTCAGCAGTTTGATTAGAGCTTTACACACGTCTAAAGACAAGGCTATAAGAAATCATGGTATTTCAATCATAAGGCTGTATATCTTTTACTCAAGGTGGGCCTGCTGGTTCAGCAAGTATTGTAATTTGTTCACACGTATTTCCCATGGACGGATTTAACATAATATCAATACAATAAGCTGAAACTAACAACACTTGATTTGAGTGGGAatgcatgtgcatgtatgttatatgtacatgtatacacacctAGGTAAAGGCAGAAAGGTTTAAGTGCTTCAAAATGATAAGTTTTAGAGATAGACTTCTCCAATTGCAATCATATCAGACTAATAATGGTGTGAAACACATGTGATGGCCCTACTCATGGCATAAGTtacctacatgtagattaaGAATCTGTACAAAGAGGTGATTATCATAACATGGAATTCAACACCTTACTATTAATCTTCCGTATTCTTATAATTCATCATTTGTTTTCTTCGGCAGCCTCGTATAAAACGACGTCAGCATATAATAGCGATTCCTGAGTTGTTCCTTCTTGTTATCGCTTGCTTGGCCACCTCGTAACTTCTTAACACGTTCCAACTCAGTCTCGATAAAGTCTTTTCCTTTCTCaatgattttattcatgtacGTGACGTACATCCTGGCCGACTCCTTTTCGTTGTAATCTTCCAGCGTTGCCGCGACACCTTCAGCCTGTTTAACTGCGTCCTCCATTTCATCTTGGTTTTCTAGCTTCAGGAACGCACTCACCATCTCGTCAAATATCTCCATGCAGAATGGGAGGCCAAGCCATAGACCTGGAGATGGATGAATATCACATGAGCGCAACACAATGGAGGAAGGACAGCTTTGGAAGTCAAAGTCACATTGACATCATTCATAAACGAAACCAGCACCTTGGTACGGGACACTTTACAAGACATTGCATGGGTTTACATGATTACCCTGAATGGCATTGTAGATCACTGTACTGAGTGCCATGGTGCACTGGACTGAAATATTGGTTCACTGTAGCAAAGGGGGTTAGTAGCTGTAGTGTTGGTAGAATCTTCAGTGAAGGAAGAATGAGACGTACCGGTTTCCTTGGTGATCCATGCCTTCATGTCATCAACAGTCACATCTCCTGTGTAGGTGAGGTTACGCTTCTGGCTGTTGATGTAGAGCACGAACACCGGCCAATCATCCTTCTGGATGCCCATCCCCTGCGCGTATTCTCGGTTGGCTTGCATATCTTTCGATTGCACATCATATGCTGCAAGGAGACAAGAATGCAAAGACTACAAATTCAGTAACTTCATATGATGAGTTGTGAGTCTGCTGTGTATTCTTAATTCGGGATGGCTTGATCGGGAGTGCTTTCTTTGATGCAGTCTTCATTGTCTGAATCTGGCAATCTGCAGATATAAACTTTGGAGGGAAGAGGGAGGGCGGAGGTTGATGGACGAGGATACATGCTCTAATCACACGGCCTAATCGCCACTATTCAGTAGAGTCCATTTTGGCGGAGGTCCTGTTTTTCTGAAAAGGATCAACAGAATGCAATGAGAAGGTACTTACACAGGATATTTAAAATTAGGACCAATCCAAAAGGAGGCAGGAAGGAAAGGAAGGATAAGATTACCAGAAAGAAGAGAAAACAGGACATGAAACTTAAGTCATTTGAACAAGCGGAGCTGAGGCAGAGAGAAACAAATCATATAAAGATATAGAGAAATTCTACTATATTGCCATTGTACATGCAACAGTGgtaaaaatgaattgaaatatacatgtattattgtaTATCAAGGGATGATGTGATATTGTACCTGTGTGGCACTACAAGACAGTTTGATTTAAGTCTTCAAATACACTGAACACCCTTTATGAAGTTCATCAACTCCATGAATACATTATAAAGACTTCTAGCAGCCTATCAGCTTGGTCCTATGTGCCTTTAGTGTTACGCTCTCTGCCTGGCCTGATATACCTCTGGGTGTTTTCAAGTGGAATAAAAGGAAAGAATAATTATAACCAACCTTAGAAATTGCTGAAAAGATCACTTTTTAGGATCTAATCCCCTAGGGGCAATGAAACAATATTGCACATCCAACTATTGTGGTGACCAGGTAACTATGGAAACAAACAACAGGCAAAGCACATGGATAATCTATAGACTTGAAAGACTTGATGTGAATTGTGTACACGTGTCAAAGCCGATATCACAAAGTAACATATAACTGAAGCAAGTCAACAGGAAAGTATGTTTGAACAAGCACATCAAAATCTCAAGTATCTGGCATAGAGACTTCAGTTGTGCATGGTACCATATGTCCTGCGTCCTTCAACTCAAACGCAACCATATTGTTGACATGGTCTTCATGGACACACAACCATAATAATATCCAGACCCCTCTCCCCCTCTGCGGGCATTGAATTGTAGAATTTTACAATTTGGTGTAAAGGGATATGCCTGCAGAAATCCTAACAAATGTCGTCAGAAAAAGTATAAAATAATGCGACTTTGTATGCCCGATCTTTCTTTGAACTTTTCAATCAATATTCAGGGAAACCAATATCCTGCATTCATCACCAGAGACTCTGTAATGTGTTTGACATTATGAAGTGGATATGGTGGAATATGACATTTTCAATTCAACCAAACTGATTGAAACAACAGTGTTCACTTTCAAAACATgtagggccgaatttacgaagggtgtttaagagttagacgcgtgtaaattctacattctacaatcagtttcagggcctaatgaggttttcatgaagaaaccctgcaaggccctgactctgtctattcagacattaaacgctgttttaagctaaacaccctttgtaaattcggcccgtACTGTGTCCCAAACTGTGTTCAGAGAGGTTCAAATCATTGAGGCCCCAACCAACCAAATCAACATCAACACCAAGCAAAGCAGTGACAATATACCACGAACAAAAACTTCCCTCAAAGTATCTATACATCCAAGACAATAGATGTCAGATTAAAGCTTACAACCAGACACATGAATAGGTGCATGTCACAATGAAAAGGGAACATAGCTGCAGACAATGCCATCAATGACGTGAGGTAACTGAGGATTGATGAAGTTTATGTATTGTTTTTTGAATTGACCAATCCATGGCTTACTGTTTGTAGAGATAAGGTAACAAGGTTCATTCAGTGTCTGTGTAAAACAGTGGTCATTTTTTATTGAACTTGAGATGAAGGAAAAGTAAAGTCGTCATCACAACTTCAATTTTCCTGATATATCACATAAGTTTTGATATATCAAGTCACATGGTGTTTAGGCAGAGAAATAGGGCGGGTCGGGATGGATTTTTTGCTGGAGTTTATAGGGCAAAGGAAGAGCTGGGTCCAAGAAAACTCACTTTCCTGCTGATTAGTAAAGTCGAGCGCTGAGCCTGAAAACTGTAAAGCTATGTTCCCTTTCGAAATACAAATATATTTATAAGAATGACTGAATAAAGGAGGCCACTATGGTCATGTTCACGAAACAGCTGTGCTGAGCCACGACAATCACCGATGGTGCAAGTAGCTTGACTTGACTGACAACAAAAGGGTTTTCAACAAGTGATAGGCACCCTCTTCGTCATCTGACTGTTGAATCCGCGACTTCTCCGACTCCATCTCAGCATCCATTTCATCATCGTCTTTCGGTTCTGAATCTGTATATTCACCGCTTCCACTTCCACTGAAGTTACCACTGCCACTGCCACTCcattcctcctcatcatcactcTTGGGCTCGTCAACGTTAATGGGCTCAGGCTCCTTCTCAACACTGGCATCTTCATCTTTATAGTCATCCTTataagcctcatcatctttataATCATCGTCCATGCCCGACCCCGAGTATCCACCGGAGCCGGAGTAGCCTCCCGACCCGGACCCACTATAAGGGGGGAACTCCCCATCATCATCCCATCTATTTCGACCCCATCTGTCTCGATCGGAATCTAAACAGAAAAAAGTAAGCAATCTTGACACCAAATGTTATGGCAGTTAATACCAATCACACAATCATGGAGACAAGATCACACACAAAATACGCTTTGTGTTGTATGCAAATTGAATGCGACCCTTGTTGACTTTGTATCATGTCTCATGGGTGTTCAGAACCCGACACATGCAATACAATAGCCAAAGAATAATTTGGTAAATGTATGGAACTGTTCAAAACAAGGAATGTTTGATTTGTGTTTCGTTCATAGGTTTGTATAGAAACTTCATCAATCCTCATATCAGAACTGTGGCTCCAAACTGCACTGGACCCTTACAAGAGCCACACAACAAGTATTACATGTCAACACTGGTTGAGGTGACCACCTCTTTGATCCTGCTCGTGGTCCTGCTCAGCTTTGATGGTCTCCGGGCTCTTATTCGGGTCATTGGGATCAACCCGCGCTGCCTCATAGTCAGGGTGGTTGGGATCAGAGATATAGGGCTTTTCAGGCTCTTTGAACAAAATAATCAAGCATAGAATGATGAACAGAATGAAAATATACCAGAACCATCATTCAAATGTTTGAAAGCACAAGAGTACATAATCTGTTCATGACAAAATTGCAATTGAATTCTTAATCATTCAgtaggtacatgtatcttattaGACTTTTGATTTCACCTCCT
This is a stretch of genomic DNA from Lineus longissimus chromosome 2, tnLinLong1.2, whole genome shotgun sequence. It encodes these proteins:
- the LOC135483384 gene encoding endoplasmic reticulum resident protein 29-like isoform X1 → MAPPGLILVSLLLVIPFLSQIKGEFINGAININYGTFDKVIRQFKAVLVRFDDAYPYGDKHDEFKKLAVSAMTQPDLLIADYGINDDSGRDDEEQDSDRDRWGRNRWDDDGEFPPYSGSGSGGYSGSGGYSGSGMDDDYKDDEAYKDDYKDEDASVEKEPEPINVDEPKSDDEEEWSGSGSGNFSGSGSGEYTDSEPKDDDEMDAEMESEKSRIQQSDDEEDMQANREYAQGMGIQKDDWPVFVLYINSQKRNLTYTGDVTVDDMKAWITKETGLWLGLPFCMEIFDEMVSAFLKLENQDEMEDAVKQAEGVAATLEDYNEKESARMYVTYMNKIIEKGKDFIETELERVKKLRGGQASDNKKEQLRNRYYMLTSFYTRLPKKTNDEL
- the LOC135483384 gene encoding endoplasmic reticulum resident protein 29-like isoform X3, whose amino-acid sequence is MAPPGLILVSLLLVIPFLSQIKGEFINGAININYGTFDKVIRQFKAVLVRFDDAYPYGDKHDEFKKLAVSAMTQPDLLIADYGINDDSGRDDEEQAYDVQSKDMQANREYAQGMGIQKDDWPVFVLYINSQKRNLTYTGDVTVDDMKAWITKETGLWLGLPFCMEIFDEMVSAFLKLENQDEMEDAVKQAEGVAATLEDYNEKESARMYVTYMNKIIEKGKDFIETELERVKKLRGGQASDNKKEQLRNRYYMLTSFYTRLPKKTNDEL
- the LOC135483384 gene encoding endoplasmic reticulum resident protein 29-like isoform X2 yields the protein MAPPGLILVSLLLVIPFLSQIKGEFINGAININYGTFDKVIRQFKAVLVRFDDAYPYGDKHDEFKKLAVSAMTQPDLLIADYGINDDSGRDDEEQEPEKPYISDPNHPDYEAARVDPNDPNKSPETIKAEQDHEQDQRDMQANREYAQGMGIQKDDWPVFVLYINSQKRNLTYTGDVTVDDMKAWITKETGLWLGLPFCMEIFDEMVSAFLKLENQDEMEDAVKQAEGVAATLEDYNEKESARMYVTYMNKIIEKGKDFIETELERVKKLRGGQASDNKKEQLRNRYYMLTSFYTRLPKKTNDEL